One part of the Neodiprion virginianus isolate iyNeoVirg1 chromosome 3, iyNeoVirg1.1, whole genome shotgun sequence genome encodes these proteins:
- the LOC124299512 gene encoding uncharacterized protein LOC124299512, with protein sequence MEPYRAPCREQIKKLSDETIEVFSTMPARRRGASIARHTPRSASRRNTRALRTEDQIQQDNTHVRENMARLRQAKSEDVRAERNERRRLEQRQSRRLIVGRCRANEQQRQQVHRLFTSNSFLRLAFEYEHDIQYYAHSKVVIGAMDKECPHCHALKFKTEPPGMCCSSGKVQLPAIETPPEPLNGLLIGTDPDSNLFLKSIRTFNSCFQMTSFGATEIIRNNAINVQQFNSTFKIKGQIYHKVGSLLPMPNGSPKFLQIYFMGGEDARVDARCGYNNLDSFFARRIVSDLDSLLNEHNELLKIFKSHMHKLQSDNHAIVINPDKTPAGEHIRRFNAPVLDDVAGIMVGDRTAKREIVIRRRNNNLQFIADTHRSYDALQYPLMFWKGQDGYCINIKQRNPATGAETNKNVSSKDYYAYRLMIRRDQDNVILRCRELCQQFMVDMYVKIESERLRYLRFNQEKLRAEEYIHLRDAIVNNADAAQIGNSVILPSSYIGSPRHMQEYIQDALTYVREYGRPCLFITFTCNPKWPEITSLLLPGQNAVHRHDITARVFREKLKSLINFITKLHVFGPTRCWMYSVEWQKRGLPHAHILVWLIDKIRPEEIDSIISAEIPDPSTDQMLFDIVTANMIHGPCGILNRTSPCMVDGKCTKSYPKNFTNDTITNVDGYPIYRRRSSDNGGQSFVKNINRVEIDIDNRWVVPYSPLLSKTFNAHINVEFCSSVKNIKYICKYVNKGSDMAVFRVDNINANAPPVNTNDEITLYQIGRYVSSNEAGWRIFGFPIHERDPAVIHLAVHLENGQRVYFTTETAIDRAINPPKTTLTEFFELCNRADVFGAFARTLLYSEIPRYFTWAPTKKWMPRKQGTPIDGYPGLLKSNTLGRVFTVNPRQTECFYLRLLLVNVIGPLSFQDIRKVDGQQYPTYKDACHALGLLEDDNQWECMLAEAGLNCAAKQIRLLFAIVLTACFPTRAETLWDNHKDSMTDDILHQHRTRCNDLTIVFSDAMYNEALIAIEDLCITIANLPLSHFGMHSPNRNASDLMNTELNRELQYNTAEMAAIVARNVPLMNEEQKTIYDRIMLAVSAGRGGFFFLDAPGGTGKTFLISLILAEIRSNNGIALAVASSGIAATLLDGGRTAHSVFKLPLNIQNNPDAVCNIKKQSSMATVLKRCKIIIWDECTMAHKHSLEALNRSLKDIKNNDKLFGGTLLLLSGDFRQTLPVIPRSTYADEINACLKSSPLWRNVEKVQLKVNMRVQMLQDPSAETFSKQLLDIGDGKVARDESGCIKLQADFCTVIDSQDALIDQIFPDVRRQYANHGWLAERAILAAKNVDVNELNLKIQHLLPGELVSYKSIDTVCDDTEAVNFPTEFLNSLDLPGMSPHNLQLKMCQYNLNAFNFQLDWHLQ encoded by the exons ATGGAGCCATACAGAGCTCCATGTAGAGAACAAATTAAGAAACTTAGCGACGAAACGATTGAAG TGTTTAGTACAATGCCAGCAAGACGCAGAGGAGCTTCTATAGCCCGTCACACACCTAGATCTGCAAGCAGGCGAAATACAAGAGCCCTAAGAACAGAAGACCAAATCCAGCAAGATAACACTCATGTGCGTGAGAACATGGCGCGATTGCGTCAAGCTAAATCAGAAGATGTACGAGCTGAACGAAATGAACGAAGAAGATTAGAACAAAGGCAATCGCGTCGTCTTATAGTTGGCAGATGCAGAGCGAATGAACAACAGCGCCAACAGGTGCATCGATTATTTACATCTAATTCATTCCTGCGTCTAGCATTCGAGTATGAGCACGATATTCAATATTATGCTCATTCAAAAGTGGTAATTGGTGCTATGGACAAGGAATGTCCGCATTGTCATGCTCTTAAGTTTAAAACTGAGCCACCTGGAATGTGTTGTTCGTCAGGAAAGGTGCAATTACCTGCAATTGAGACACCACCTGAACCATTGAACGGTTTACTTATCGGCACGGATCCAGATTCTAATCTATTCCTAAAGTCAATTCGAACATTTAATTCATGTTTTCAAATGACATCGTTCGGAGCAACagaaataattagaaataatgCTATCAATGTTCAGCAATTTAATTCAACATTCAAAATCAAAGGCCAAATTTATCATAAAGTGGGCTCATTGCTGCCAATGCCAAACGGATCAcctaaatttttacaaatttacttTATGGGCGGTGAGGATGCACGTGTAGATGCACGTTGTGGCTATAATAACCtcgattcattttttgccAGACGCATCGTCAGTGACCTGGATTCCCTATTGAATGAGCACaatgaattgttgaaaatattcaaatcacACATGCACAAATTACAAAGTGATAATCACGCTATTGTCATCAATCCGGATAAAACACCTGCTGGAGAGCATATTCGTAGATTTAATGCACCTGTTCTTGACGATGTCGCTGGAATCATGGTTGGCGATCGTACAGCTAAACGAGAAATAGTGATTCgtagaagaaataataatctaCAGTTCATTGCTGATACACACCGTTCATATGACGCTCTCCAATATCCGCTAATGTTCTGGAAGGGACAAGACGGGTATTGCATAAATATTAAACAACGAAATCCCGCAACAGGTGCCGAAACGAACAAGAATGTTAGTTCGAAGGACTATTATGCGTATCGGTTGATGATTAGACGTGATCAGGACAACGTTATTCTACGATGTCGTGAGCTTTGTCAACAATTCATGGTCGACATGTATGTAAAGATAGAGAGCGAACGATTACGATACTTGCGATTTAATCAAGAAAAGCTGCGTGCGGAAGAATACATTCACCTGCGAGACGCTATTGTCAACAACGCCGATGCCGCTCAAATCGGTAATTCTGTCATTCTACCATCATCATACATCGGCAGCCCACGTCATATGCAAGAATACATACAGGATGCTCTGACTTACGTGCGCGAATATGGGCGGCCGTGTTTATTTATCACGTTCACATGTAATCCAAAATGGCCGGAGATTACATCTTTACTATTGCCTGGCCAAAATGCAGTACATCGTCATGACATTACAGCACGTGTGttcagagaaaaattgaagtctttgataaatttcattacaaaacTACATGTATTCGGTCCCACACGTTGCTGGATGTATTCCGTTGAATGGCAAAAGCGGGGATTACCTCATGCCCACATTTTGGTTTGGTTAATCGATAAAATACGACCTGAAGAAATCGACAGTATAATTTCTGCGGAAATTCCAGATCCGTCTACTGATCAAATGCTGTTTGATATTGTTACAGCAAACATGATTCATGGCCCATGCGGCATTCTGAATCGTACATCGCCTTGCATGGTAGATGGAAAATGTACCAAAAGTTAtccgaaaaatttcacgaacgATACGATCACAAATGTTGACGGATACCCCATATATCGTCGAAGAAGTTCCGATAATGGCGGGCAATcattcgttaaaaatataaatagagTAGAAATTGACATTGATAACCGTTGGGTGGTCCCATATTCGCCTCTGCTGAGCAAAACATTCAATGCTCATATTAATGTTGAGTTCTGCAGTTCAGTAAAGAACATCAAATACATTTGCAAGTATGTCAATAAAGGCAGCGATATGGCTGTATTTCGAGTTGACAATATCAATGCGAATGCTCCTCCGGTGAATACTAACGATGAAATAACGCTTTACCAAATTGGTCGGTACGTCAGCTCCAATGAAGCCGGTTGGCGTATCTTTGGTTTCCCAATTCATGAACGGGATCCAGCAGTTATTCATTTGGCCGTCCATCTTGAAAACGGCCAGCGCGTATATTTCACGACCGAGACAGCGATCGATCGTGCTATAAATCCACCAAAAACAACACtcactgaattttttgaattgtgCAATCGTGCGGATGTTTTTGGTGCGTTTGCACGGACATTGCTGTATTCAGAAATACCACGCTATTTCACATGGGCTCCAACAAAAAAATGGATGCCCCGCAAGCAAGGCACGCCGATTGATGGATATCCCGGTTTACTCAAATCAAACACCTTGGGGCGAGTATTTACAGTCAATCCAAGGCAGACTGAGTGCTTTTATCTTCGCCTGTTATTGGTTAATGTCATCGGGCCATTGTCATTTCAAGATATACGGAAAGTGGATGGACAACAGTATCCAACGTATAAAGATGCATGCCATGCACTCGGCTTGCTGGAAGACGACAACCAGTGGGAATGTATGCTTGCTGAAGCGGGATTGAACTGTGCAGCAAAACAAATTCGTCTACTATTCGCTATAGTGTTGACTGCATGTTTCCCGACCCGAGCAGAGACATTATGGGACAATCACAAAGATTCAATGACTGATGATATATTGCATCAACATCGTACACGGTGCAACGATCTAACGATAGTTTTCAGTGACGCTATGTACAATGAAGCATTGATTGCTATTGAGGATCTTTGCATTACCATTGCCAACTTACCACTCAGTCATTTCGGTATGCATTCACCAAATCGAAATGCATCTGATTTAATGAACACTGAATTGAATCGTGAACTACAATACAATACTGCAGAAATGGCAGCGATTGTTGCTCGCAATGTCCCACTAATGaatgaagaacaaaaaacaatttacgACCGCATCATGCTCGCAGTTTCGGCAGGACGAggtggtttcttttttttggaTGCACCAGGTGGAACTGGCAAAACATTCCTTATTTCGCTAATTCTCGCCGAAATACGATCAAATAATGGCATTGCATTGGCTGTTGCATCATCTGGCATTGCGGCAACTTTATTGGATGGAGGCAGAACAGCTCATTCAGTATTTAAACTGCCGCTAAATATTCAAAACAACCCAGACGCAGTGtgcaatataaaaaaacaatcttcCATGGCCACAGTGCTTAAACGTTGTAAAATTATCATCTGGGATGAATGCACTATGGCGCACAAACATTCGCTTGAGGCGTTGAACAGGTCAttgaaagatataaaaaacaaCGACAAACTATTCGGCGGCACTCTGTTACTCCTTTCAGGTGATTTCAGACAAACACTTCCCGTTATTCCACGTTCAACATACGCTGATGAAATCAACGCGTGCTTAAAATCATCGCCACTGTGGCGTAATGTTGAAAAAGTACAACTGAAAGTAAATATGCGCGTTCAAATGCTTCAAGACCCATCCgctgaaacattttcaaaacaacTGTTAGATATCGGCGATGGAAAAGTTGCTAGAGATGAAAGTGGATGCATAAAATTACAGGCTGATTTCTGCACAGTCATTGATTCGCAAGATGCTCTCATTGACCAGATATTTCCCGATGTACGCAGACAGTACGCAAATCATGGGTGGCTGGCAGAGAGAGCAATTTTAGCAGCAAAAAACGTGGACGTCAACGAATTGAATCTTAAGATTCAACATTTGTTACCAGGAGAATTGGTGTCATACAAATCTATTGATACAGTTTGCGATGACACCGAAGCTGTAAATTTTCCAACAGAGTTTTTAAACTCATTGGATTTACCAGGCATGTCACCGCATAATTTACAACTAAAG ATGTGCCAATACAATTTAAACGCCTTCAATTTCCAATTAGATTGGCATTTGCAATGA